GAAGACTTGTTGAACAGCATCCCCAGCGTCTTGCCTTCCAGGAGCCTGTGGGGGACGCCCGCCGCCTTTTCCCTTTTAAGCCGGGCGGCGGTCTTGAAAATCCATTCTATGTTTTCCCGCCCCAGTTCCGGCAGGCGCAGAAGGCCGGTCTTCATGACGACGCCAGGGCCTTCCCCAGGATCGAAAGGGCCCTGTCCATTTCCTGCCGCGTGATATCAAGCGGCGGAAGGAGCCGCACGGTGTTCTGGTTTGCGCAATTGACCAAAAGCCCGTTCTTCGCGCAATCGGCCACCACCTGGGCGCACGGATGGGCCATCTCCACCCCGATCATAAGGCCCAGCCCCCGCACTTCCTTTATCGTCTTGATCTTCTGCCGAAGCCCGTTGAGCCTTATCAACGCATACCGTCCCAGGTCCCGGGCGTTTTCCAGTATCTCCGGTTTCTTCACTTCCGCGAGCATGGCCAGCGCCCCGGAACAGGCGATGGGCCCTCCACCGAATGTGGCGGCGTGCGTGCCGGGGACAAGGCTTTTGGCCACCTCTTCCTTTGCGAACATCGCCCCCATCGGGAACCCGTTGGCGATCCCCTTGGCCATGGTGATAATGTCCGGCTTGACCTTGAAATGCTCGTAAGCGAAAAGCTTCCCCGTCCGCCCGAAGCCGGTCTGCACCTCGTCGAACACCAGAAGTATCTTTTTATCCGCGCATAGTTTTGCAAGCCCCGCGATGAATTTTGCGTTGGCCACCTTCACGCCGATCTCCCCCTGCACAGGCTCGATGAAAACGGCGCAGGTCTTCTTTGTCACGGCCTTGGCCACCGCCTCAAGATCGCCGAACGGCACATGCTTCACCGCGCCGGGAATCGGCCCGAATCCCTGTTGATATTTCAGCTGCCCGGTGAGCGAAAGGGAGCCTAGCGTCCTGCCGTGGAACGATCCTTCAAACGCTATTATATCCACCCTCTCCTTGCTGAAGTTTTCAATGGAGTGTCTTCTGGCCAGTTTTAGCGCCGCTTCATTGGCCTCCGTGCCGCTGTTGCAGAAGAACACCCTTCCCTTGTACAGGCTTTCCACCAGCGCCTTGCCGTAAACGGCCTGGGGCTGGGTGTAGTAAATGTTGGAGGTGTGCCACAGCTCGCCCAACTGCTTTTTGACGGCGGCCACCACCGCAGGGTGGCAGTGCCCCATGTTGCCGGCGGCAAGCCCGGTGACAAAGTCCAGGTATTTTTTGCCGTCCGCGTCCCAGACGTAGCATCGCTTTCCCTTCACAAGGGCGATGGGCTGGCGGCCGTAGTTTTGCGTCAGGTATTTGCCGGCCATGTCCATCGTCTCTTTTGTGTCCATCCCTCTCCCTCGCGAAATAGATAATAAGCAAGTCTAAGGTTCCAAGCGCTATTCTAAAAGATAGGGTGACAGCTTGGAAAGCGGTATTTGGGGCCGGACCCCCGATTTAACGGTGTTTTTTGAAGTTTCCGGGCCGCGCAGCTTTTATTGTGAGGCTTTTGTCCGCAAATGG
This portion of the Nitrospinota bacterium genome encodes:
- a CDS encoding aspartate aminotransferase family protein, which translates into the protein MDTKETMDMAGKYLTQNYGRQPIALVKGKRCYVWDADGKKYLDFVTGLAAGNMGHCHPAVVAAVKKQLGELWHTSNIYYTQPQAVYGKALVESLYKGRVFFCNSGTEANEAALKLARRHSIENFSKERVDIIAFEGSFHGRTLGSLSLTGQLKYQQGFGPIPGAVKHVPFGDLEAVAKAVTKKTCAVFIEPVQGEIGVKVANAKFIAGLAKLCADKKILLVFDEVQTGFGRTGKLFAYEHFKVKPDIITMAKGIANGFPMGAMFAKEEVAKSLVPGTHAATFGGGPIACSGALAMLAEVKKPEILENARDLGRYALIRLNGLRQKIKTIKEVRGLGLMIGVEMAHPCAQVVADCAKNGLLVNCANQNTVRLLPPLDITRQEMDRALSILGKALASS